From Paenibacillus sp. PK3_47, the proteins below share one genomic window:
- a CDS encoding M15 family metallopeptidase has translation MLTLTQIKNKSASRLAGLHPVVLAAAEKLIERCYVSGVPILITQGLRTAAEQDALYAQGRTKPGAIVTNARGGYSYHNYGLAIDFALLLPGGSHASWDMKRDGNNDGIADWQEVVKQAKAIGLEWGGDFTSFKDYPHFQMSFGISISGLRAGLRPSEAQIAAAYKRMEEKEEEAVKSETIAAVKVNGVKVADGRVENGVTYVPVRVIAEALGAKVGYIAAAKTVEITTSSR, from the coding sequence ATGCTGACCCTGACACAAATCAAAAATAAGTCAGCATCCCGTCTGGCCGGCCTGCATCCTGTTGTGCTCGCCGCCGCCGAGAAGCTGATCGAGCGCTGTTACGTTAGCGGTGTCCCGATTCTCATTACCCAAGGGCTGAGAACAGCTGCAGAGCAGGATGCGCTGTACGCCCAGGGACGTACGAAGCCGGGAGCTATCGTCACCAATGCCCGCGGCGGATACAGTTACCATAACTATGGACTCGCCATAGACTTTGCGCTGCTGCTGCCAGGCGGTTCCCATGCATCATGGGATATGAAACGTGACGGGAACAATGACGGTATTGCAGATTGGCAGGAGGTAGTGAAGCAGGCGAAAGCAATCGGATTGGAGTGGGGCGGAGACTTCACCAGCTTCAAGGATTACCCGCATTTTCAAATGAGCTTTGGGATATCGATTTCAGGCCTGCGTGCAGGGCTTAGACCTTCTGAAGCGCAGATTGCTGCCGCTTATAAGCGGATGGAGGAGAAGGAGGAGGAGGCTGTGAAAAGTGAAACCATTGCTGCGGTAAAAGTGAACGGGGTCAAAGTTGCTGACGGCAGAGTAGAAAACGGAGTAACCTATGTACCGGTGCGTGTAATTGCAGAAGCTCTCGGTGCAAAAGTAGGTTATATAGCGGCTGCTAAAACGGTTGAAATTACCACCAGCTCCCGTTAA
- a CDS encoding XkdW family protein gives MNISLAIQHVYPNADPLHDYIVQDDGLQPVLRPGAEEKGRVRYKIKELERENSEVPVEYVEGVHYYYGVDYSLLTVGEDYDLVERGPYIAAWNLDVPQPTMEELEAAWEELQQLPEPEPPETIADKADRLENENKLLKAQISAQSERSDFIEDLIAELATQVYQ, from the coding sequence ATGAATATATCACTGGCAATCCAACACGTATACCCGAACGCGGATCCTCTACATGACTATATCGTCCAGGACGACGGGCTGCAGCCTGTCCTCCGTCCTGGTGCTGAAGAGAAGGGCCGCGTCCGCTACAAGATCAAAGAGCTGGAACGCGAGAACTCCGAGGTTCCGGTCGAGTATGTTGAGGGTGTTCACTACTATTATGGAGTGGATTACTCTCTGCTGACCGTGGGCGAGGATTACGATCTAGTAGAACGCGGTCCATATATCGCCGCATGGAACCTGGATGTTCCCCAGCCGACAATGGAGGAGCTGGAAGCAGCATGGGAAGAGCTTCAACAGCTGCCAGAGCCGGAACCGCCGGAGACAATCGCGGATAAAGCTGACCGGCTGGAAAATGAAAACAAACTCCTCAAGGCGCAGATCAGCGCCCAGTCTGAGCGTTCGGACTTTATCGAAGATCTGATTGCTGAACTTGCCACACAAGTGTATCAGTGA